The genomic segment taagcattcaaaatgtaacgaatacttttgggtgtctaGGAAAATATAAGGAGTAAGAAGtccattttctttaggaatgtagtgatgtAAAAAGTTGTAAAATATTAATGACTAAAGTATTTCTACTTAagtgctttacaccactgcaaggatgcactttcatgccaggtttaggacctcattgaagcttatagagaccccaactgatgtacagaacaatcttaaaatgatctactttAGTTTTTATACAAGCATCATAAAACCTCTATCAAATTTTTGGGACCTAACTTGCTTATCACTCTTTCCATGTGATCTTATCCTTCAGACTCTATggaatgatgacctcttcctaaatatttggtcaaattattacTTTTATGTAACAATCAGTATAACATATTAATGTAATCCCACCCACAAGCCTAAAAACATTACTATTTGCTTCCCCCAAAGGGCTCAAATCATCTGGGTCAAGTCAGCTATTTTTAGGGCACCTCCAGTAGTCTAGGTGTAATTTGAACCCTGTTCCCGCTCACACTTGCGGCATCAAATTGTATCGGTGGATacattctttttttttaacactGGTTAAATGTAGCTATGTACTGCGTGATTCATAGACTCAATCATGCACAGCccaaaaacaaaacatgcatttatttttaaGAACATCCCAAGTCCAAAATGAATCAAAACTTCACTGTCCCTAGTGGAAAGCTGTTGCACAGTCCATACAACTGTGTTCATATAGCTGTGTAGAATTGTGGTGTGCTTGTTTACAGTACATGTGCAGTGTGTGTTCATATTTGTGCATGGGTCTTTCATTAAATGAGTCCCTTTTGTGTAGTGTAACttggtggggtgggggggacGTTCAACTCAacgcacatgttcaacttaataatCAAAATGTGTTCCCATCTCAAGAGATACAATAAAAGTGCCTATAATGTGCCAAATAAAGTAGCAGGGTTGACTTAAAATCAGCTGCAAATCCCCTTGTGACAAGGGAATGGAAgcttcccagctagcacatttggttccttggaagttgtgggaatgtttttGGTTTCCTGttggttctgggaacgaagccatacgtttcctgaccaacaaaacatgttttatacGTTCTGAGAACGCAAGGTAAATTTCAGCTGTTCTGGGAATGTaaatttttaggttgcagggaggtttcATTAACGTTTGAGAATGGAAATTACAGGTTGTTTTGAAGGTAatgaatgttctgagaacatgtttcaataagacttaaTAATACTGCTAGCTTAGTTTGGGTTAAgtgttttgaactccaagcacagacaCATGGAAATTAATTTGCTTTGGCATTAATCATGTAAACACTTCTATTGTGTTCTCTATGCATGGAATTAGTCAACTGAGCCACCAGGATGGAGCCTGCATGCCATCTTTATTtaactcatacaaagctgttcatttttgtctattcaaacagaccccatttcaaagggaAAAAAGCACTCATTAGGATCAGGTGTGGCTGAATTTAGTGGGCGCGGCCAACACTTAGAATGAGAGTTAAGTTGTTAAGTGTGTTTTGTTGACGCTGAGAATGGAATGTAAGattttaacctttttgggatagagggcagcattttcacttttggatgaatagcgtgcccagagtgaactaactcctactctgtcccagatgctaatacatgcatattattattaatattggatagaaaactctgaagtttctaaaactgtttgaatgatgtctgtgagtataacagaactcatatggcaggtgaaaacctgagaaaaacccaaccaggaagtgggacatcctgaggtttgtagtttttcaaagcttggcctgccgaatacacattgagatatggatgaggttgcacttcctagggcttccactagatgtcaaccatctttagaaactgatttgaggattctactataaaggaggggctcatgagacctctgagtcagtggtctgacagagagccttggtctcatgacgcgcgctcccgacagggttacttctcgttccagtgcttttctgaagacaaaggaattctccggttggaacattattgatgttttatgttaacatcctaaagattgattccatacatcgtttgacatgtttctaaaggactaaCAGaactttgagtttttgtctggatgaagtgcctgcgcctcatgaagatggattactgggctgaacacgctaacaacaagtggctatttggattcctgggagtgccttctgatgaagatcgtcaaaggtaagtgaatatttatggtgtttcTAAGTTTGTttattccaaaatggcggatattcctttggctgttttgggttctgagcaccgttctcagattatgctttttccatcaagtaaaaaaaaaaatctgacatagcggttgcattaagaagtctagctttaattctgtgaataacacttgtatcttttatcaatgtttattatgagtatttctgcaaaatcactggatgttttggaatcaaaacattactgcacgtaaggcgccaatgtaaactcagatttttggataaaactatgcacattatcgaacaaaacatacatgtattgtgtaacatgcgtgtcatctgatgaagatcatcaaaggttagtgattagttttatctatttctgctttttgacttatctttggctggaaaaatggttgtttttttcgacttggctatgacctaacataatcatatgttgtgctttagctgtaaagcattttttaaatcggacgcgatgggtagattaacaagatgtttatctttcatttgttgtattggacttgttaatgtgtgaaagtgacatttaaaaaaaaaaaaaaagaatttcacgtgctgccttttcagtggaatgttgcgctagaaaggttaaataacattcttagaatgttctTTGAATGTTACCAATGTTTTTATGGAAGTTTCTCAaaacattactttaaatagaacccCATGAGAGAATgctatgctgaagtactgaaattcccacctacagtgcattcggaaagtattcagaccctttaactttttcaaaatgttgttatgttacagccctattctaaaacgtattacaattttttttctcatcGACACAGTACCCcacaaaaaaacggaaatatcgaATTTActtaagtgttcagaccctttactcagtactttgttgaagcacctttggcagcgattacaacctcaaggcttcttgggtatggtgctacaagcttgtcacctgtatttggggagttcctcccattctctgcagatcctctcaagctctgtcaggttgaatggggagcatcactgcacagctattttcaggtctctccagagattttcgatcgggttcatgtccaggctctggctaggccactcaaggaccttgagccttgcctcgacacaatcctgtctcagcgttacagacaattccttcaacctcacggcttggtttttgctctgacatgcactgtcaactgtgggtcctttttatatagacaggtgtgtgtctttgcaaattatgtccaattaattgaatttaccacaggtggagtccaatcaagttgtagaaacatcccaaggatgatcaatggaaacaggatacacctgagctcaatttcgtgtctcatagcaaaaggtctgaatactcatgtaaatagggtatgtgttttttattttataaatttgcaaaaatgtctaaaccggTTTAttactttgtcataatggggtattgtgtgcagattgaggatacattttttatttgatcaattttagaataaggctgtaaaaaaaTGTTCAAAAACATTATGGACTAGGCTAGCTAggttgttgtgtgcaacagggaggagCATGGGTTTCTTAAAGCTTGTGAGGGGCAACTGTCTATGGGTTTCTTAAAGCTTGTGAGGggcagctgtctgtctgtgggtttcTTAAAGCTTGTGAGGggcagctgtctgtctgtgggtttcTTAAAGCTTGTGAGGGGCAGCTGTCTGTCTATGGGTTTCTTAAAGCTTGTGAGGGGCAACTGTCAATGGGTTTCTTAAAGCTTGTGAGGggcagctgtctgtctgtgggtttcTTAAAGCTTGTGAGGGGCAGCTGTCTGTGGGTTTCTTAAAGCTTGTGAGGGgcaactgtctgtctgtgggtttcTTAAAGCTTGTGAGGGGCAGTTGTCTGTCTGTGGGTTTCTTAAAGCTTGTGAGGggcagctgtctgtctgtgggtttcTTAAAGCTTGTGAGGGGCAGCTGTCTGTGGGTTTCTTAAAGCTTGTGAGGGGCAGCTGTCTGTGGGTTTCTTAAAGCTTGTGAGGGGCAGCTGTCTGTGGGTTTCTTAAAGCTTGTGAGGggcagctgtctgtctgtgggtttcTTAAAGCTTGTGAGGggcagctgtctgtctgtgggtttcTTAAAGCTTGTGAGGggcagctgtctgtctgtgggtttcTTAAAGCTTGTGAGGggcagctgtctgtctgtgggtttcTTAAAGCTTGTGAGGggcagctgtctgtctgtgggtttcTTAAAGCTTGTGAGGggcagctgtctgtctgtgggtttcTTAAAGCTTGTGAGGGGCAGCTGTCTGTCTGGGTGAAAGGGTTGACGTGCTATGCTCGACCCACTAAATTttacaccacaaaacaccagtagAAACACCTCACCTGCTtttatgatttgactattagatgttaaatgtttcatttgaaaatctttaaaatatatatatattataatgagAGTTTTGGGGGCTacgtgggttaaaatcttcctgaGAAATCAGAGTGCACATAGGGACATTTTGGCAAGTCATTGTTCATATAAAAATCAGATGTATTGCATTTtgcatgtggtctatattaaagggcacttcatttaatatagcGGGCTTTTAAAAtccaatattggtgcacaatttctacttgaaTATCAAATGGATAAACGGGACTCATTTAATGGAACGACCCGCATGAGAGAGagaattatatactgtatatattttctgacattttctccattctccctccagaATATGACCCTGCACTGCCACCACTGTGCTCTGGTGACCAGCTCCAGCCACGTACTGGGCAGCGGGGCCGGACCGGAAATCGACCACACCCAGTGCGTGATCCGCATGAACGACGCCCCCACCACAGGGTTCGAGCGTGACGTGGGCAACCGGACCACTCTCAGAGTGGTGGCCCACTCCAGCGTGTTCAGGGTGGTCAGGCGGCCCACCGAGTTTCTCAACCACACGGACCATAAAGCAAACTCTGCGGTCATATTCTGGGGACCGCCCACCAAGATTGGTAGAGAGGCTAAAGGAACGCTGTACCGTCTGATCCAGAGAGTGAGCATGACCTACAGTAACCTGTCCAGCTTCACAATCACGCCCAGCAAGATGCATAAGTTTGATACACTCTTTCAGAAAGAGACTGGGCGAGACAGGTGGGTAAAAGGGATGAAGGTGGAGATGAGGATGGAACAATGGGGATGATGCTAAATTAATTCAGTTTCATGAAATTTCAATTCAATACGGGAATTCGGCTTCAATTGATGAATCAAATTCTAATTGAATTCTAATTACATTTCTTAATGATGATGATCACAACATGAGGATTTTCCTGGCATCTAATGATAGAAATGCCCCTATCAAGAAATACAAAAGCTttcttaatatatatttttttctcactaACATTTTTATCCTACGGTTTCCTTCCAAAGAGCGAAGTCTCAGTCCTGGTTGAGCACTGGCTGGTTCACCATGGTGATCGCCATAGAGATGTGTGACAATATTAAAGTGTACGGGATGGTTCCACCCAGTCACTGTGGGTGAGTATGAACAAAGGCTAAACATAACGATAAATCGCTAACAGCAATCTATCAATCACTTAAATCAAACTATTACATTGTGTAATCCTAAATGTGTTCAGTGAGCAAATGGTTAATCTATAATACTGATTATTATGAAACCATTGTCTGCAATTGACAGGATTGCTTTCATATACACAATGTAATATTATGTATTATGATTGTGTTTCTATGAAAGAAGCATGACGAAGACTTTTGGGTCGAAACGTTGCACTGTAAAACAGCGAGGGGAGCATTCGACAGTGTGCGGGTATCTATCTTTCTTGTCTACAAAGGAGCCATAGAGTAATTGCTACCCATTATGTATGCTGATTGTCTTGGAGCACATTGTCAATGTAGTCATTTGTAGCACCCCTTCTCCTAGAAAAAAGCCCCAGCCCAAGAAGATGCCCTACCACTACTACAAGCCCAGGGGCCCAGAAGAGTGTGTCACCTACCTGCAGAACGAGAAGGGCCGAAAGGGGCCCCACCATCGGTTCATCACGGAGAAACAGGTGTTCGCACACTGGGCCAAGCAGTATAATATCAGCTTCACTCACCCCACATGGTGAGATGACTGGTTCCTCTCACAAGGTATGCCCCCTTCTCTGAATAGTAGTCATTTTTCTTGGGAATTACTGTAGCCCTGTGATGACTTGAAGGAAATACAGGAAGTATTTCTTTCACATATGAAGCTGTGGGCTTGGTTTGTAACAAATAATATaaattagaaatgtgttttttatt from the Oncorhynchus tshawytscha isolate Ot180627B linkage group LG33, Otsh_v2.0, whole genome shotgun sequence genome contains:
- the LOC112230762 gene encoding alpha-N-acetylgalactosaminide alpha-2,6-sialyltransferase 6 isoform X2; protein product: MGLRLVDKQGQQSQKTVIFGAIFLLMTLLILYSSNSGNDISPLYSPFRASTPHHAIKVTDLKKWAGKEGYVAVYGNKNMTLHCHHCALVTSSSHVLGSGAGPEIDHTQCVIRMNDAPTTGFERDVGNRTTLRVVAHSSVFRVVRRPTEFLNHTDHKANSAVIFWGPPTKIGREAKGTLYRLIQRVSMTYSNLSSFTITPSKMHKFDTLFQKETGRDRAKSQSWLSTGWFTMVIAIEMCDNIKVYGMVPPSHCGMTKTFGSKRCTVKQRGEHSTVCGKKPQPKKMPYHYYKPRGPEECVTYLQNEKGRKGPHHRFITEKQVFAHWAKQYNISFTHPTW
- the LOC112230762 gene encoding alpha-N-acetylgalactosaminide alpha-2,6-sialyltransferase 6 isoform X1, whose translation is MGLRLVDKQGQQSQKTVIFGAIFLLMTLLILYSSNSGNDISPLYSPFRASTPHHAIKVTDLKKWAGKEGYVAVYGNKNMTLHCHHCALVTSSSHVLGSGAGPEIDHTQCVIRMNDAPTTGFERDVGNRTTLRVVAHSSVFRVVRRPTEFLNHTDHKANSAVIFWGPPTKIGREAKGTLYRLIQRVSMTYSNLSSFTITPSKMHKFDTLFQKETGRDRAKSQSWLSTGWFTMVIAIEMCDNIKVYGMVPPSHCGSMTKTFGSKRCTVKQRGEHSTVCGKKPQPKKMPYHYYKPRGPEECVTYLQNEKGRKGPHHRFITEKQVFAHWAKQYNISFTHPTW
- the LOC112230762 gene encoding alpha-N-acetylgalactosaminide alpha-2,6-sialyltransferase 6 isoform X3, with the protein product MGLRLVDKQGQQSQKTVIFGAIFLLMTLLILYSSNSGNDISPLYSPFRASTPHHAIKVTDLKKWAGKEGYVAVYGNKNMTLHCHHCALVTSSSHVLGSGAGPEIDHTQCVIRMNDAPTTGFERDVGNRTTLRVVAHSSVFRVVRRPTEFLNHTDHKANSAVIFWGPPTKIGREAKGTLYRLIQRVSMTYSNLSSFTITPSKMHKFDTLFQKETGRDRAKSQSWLSTGWFTMVIAIEMCDNIKVYGMVPPSHCGKKPQPKKMPYHYYKPRGPEECVTYLQNEKGRKGPHHRFITEKQVFAHWAKQYNISFTHPTW